Proteins encoded in a region of the Flavobacteriales bacterium genome:
- the gyrB gene encoding DNA topoisomerase (ATP-hydrolyzing) subunit B, whose translation MSENLENKADYGAGNIQVLEGLEAVRKRPAMYIGDIGQKGLHHLVYEVVDNSIDEALAGHCSEIDVVINENNSITVIDNGRGIPTDMHPKEKKSALEVVMTVLHAGGKFDKDSYKVSGGLHGVGVSCVNALSIHLKVEVHRNGKVYHQEYERGVPMYDVKEVGTTDKTGTIVTFLPDNEIFHETVYHFDILQSRLRELSFLNKGIKLSLTDKRRQDEEGNDIKDNFVSENGLIDFVELIDENREKLLDSVIHMDTEKNGVPVEIAMHYNTSYSENIHSYVNNINTHEGGTHLSGFRRALTRTLKRYADESGMLDKVKFEIAGDDFREGLTAVISVKVMEPQFEGQTKTKLGNKEVTGAVDQAVGEMLTNYLEENPNMAKQIVQKVLLAAQARNAARKAREMVQRKNVLSGSGLPGKLADCSDKDPEKCEIFLVEGDSAGGTAKQGRDRFFQAILPLRGKILNVEKAMQHKVFENEEIKNMYTALGVTIGTEEDSKALNLEKLRYHKIVIMTDADVDGSHIATLILTFYFRYMKELVESGYLYIATPPLYLVKKGKEQHYCWSDEERDMMVEKMNGASIQRYKGLGEMNAEQLWDTTMNPETRTLRQVTIDSAAEADRIFSMLMGDEVPPRRAFIEQNAKYAKIDI comes from the coding sequence ATGAGTGAAAATTTAGAAAACAAAGCCGATTATGGCGCTGGTAATATTCAAGTACTTGAGGGTCTTGAAGCAGTTAGAAAAAGACCAGCGATGTATATTGGCGATATTGGTCAGAAGGGTCTACACCATTTAGTATATGAGGTTGTCGACAACTCTATCGATGAGGCACTTGCAGGACATTGCTCCGAAATAGATGTGGTTATCAATGAAAATAATTCTATTACAGTAATTGATAATGGTCGTGGTATCCCTACAGATATGCACCCTAAAGAAAAAAAATCAGCACTTGAAGTTGTCATGACTGTACTTCACGCTGGTGGTAAGTTTGACAAAGACTCTTATAAAGTGTCAGGTGGATTACATGGTGTTGGTGTATCTTGTGTGAATGCCCTATCTATTCATTTGAAAGTTGAGGTACATAGAAACGGGAAAGTCTATCATCAAGAGTATGAAAGAGGGGTTCCTATGTATGATGTTAAAGAAGTTGGAACTACCGACAAAACAGGTACTATTGTAACCTTTTTACCTGATAATGAAATATTCCATGAAACAGTATATCACTTTGATATACTTCAAAGTCGTTTGAGAGAATTATCTTTTCTAAATAAAGGGATAAAACTTTCATTAACCGATAAACGCCGACAAGACGAAGAAGGTAATGACATTAAAGATAATTTTGTCTCAGAAAACGGACTAATTGATTTTGTTGAATTAATAGATGAGAATAGAGAAAAATTGTTGGATAGCGTTATTCACATGGATACCGAAAAGAATGGTGTTCCTGTAGAAATAGCGATGCACTACAATACTTCATATAGTGAAAATATTCACTCATACGTGAATAATATTAATACTCACGAAGGAGGTACACACCTTTCTGGTTTCAGAAGAGCACTTACAAGAACGTTAAAACGTTACGCTGATGAGTCTGGAATGTTGGATAAAGTGAAGTTTGAAATTGCAGGAGATGACTTTAGGGAAGGTTTAACGGCAGTTATTTCAGTTAAAGTTATGGAGCCTCAATTCGAGGGACAAACCAAGACAAAATTAGGGAATAAAGAAGTTACAGGTGCAGTAGATCAAGCTGTTGGTGAAATGTTGACTAATTATTTGGAAGAAAATCCAAATATGGCTAAACAGATCGTCCAAAAAGTACTTCTTGCTGCACAAGCTAGAAATGCCGCAAGAAAAGCACGAGAGATGGTTCAAAGAAAGAATGTTCTTTCTGGTTCCGGCCTTCCTGGCAAATTAGCAGATTGTTCTGATAAAGACCCTGAAAAATGTGAAATATTCCTAGTCGAGGGTGATTCTGCAGGGGGTACGGCAAAGCAAGGAAGAGATCGATTTTTTCAAGCAATTCTTCCTTTGCGAGGTAAAATCTTGAACGTTGAGAAGGCAATGCAACATAAAGTCTTCGAAAATGAAGAGATTAAAAACATGTACACCGCATTAGGTGTTACCATTGGAACTGAGGAAGATTCCAAAGCGTTGAACCTCGAAAAGCTAAGGTATCATAAAATTGTAATTATGACGGATGCCGATGTTGATGGTTCTCATATTGCAACTCTTATCCTTACGTTCTATTTCAGATACATGAAAGAATTAGTCGAAAGCGGGTATTTATATATTGCTACACCTCCTTTATATCTTGTGAAGAAAGGGAAGGAGCAGCATTATTGCTGGTCTGATGAAGAGCGTGACATGATGGTGGAAAAGATGAATGGTGCAAGTATTCAGCGTTATAAAGGTCTTGGTGAGATGAATGCTGAGCAATTGTGGGACACTACAATGAATCCTGAAACCAGAACCTTAAGACAAGTAACTATTGATAGTGCTGCAGAGGCAGATAGAATATTCTCTATGCTAATGGGTGATGAGGTGCCTCCTCGTAGGGCATTCATTGAGCAGAATGCTAAATATGCTAAGATTGATATTTAG
- a CDS encoding gliding motility-associated C-terminal domain-containing protein, which yields MRYLTLIITLVLIYSNQAKAQIDAGADVIICDLQDVDLSADYTPNSIGTSDYTIENIPLDMDPLNSGTNLNGLGDDVHSGVIDIGFNFCFYGNIYDQLLISTNNYLTFDLTNANAYSAWNTYTIPSALPPGQVINAILGPWMDLNPNNGGGLFYNVYGVAPFRRFVASFEDFGYFNCAGFQFNGQIKIYETTNVIEIHIQDQPLCANWNNGESVLGIVNEDESQFLIENGWNNTQMTGNNQAFRFVPDGANNNNVVWEDETGTVIGLGTDITVAPVTTTTYTVTASECPDVYTDEVTVFVSTPVIVDAVIDDNICPGEIFGAIEINTSNGSPPFTFEWSSVNNNYSSDSEDIFNLEADIYNLTITDNLGCNYTSGPYTISTPPQDIEIFESIDPVSCFGFSDGIISTTVSGGTPPYNYSWSGDNPITGNGTTTINNLASGNYQINVTDNNNCEDSAAYLLTENSSISLSSTVSDYNGFNVRCYDGSDAWVSCLASGGLLPYSYYWIDLANNDTISRQADIYNLPSGNYSFTVEDAEGCPNNIIFDLTQPDSLALDIANYNHKSCTYNNDGFIEVSSWGGPDNPPYSEEFLPISFVWKGENSFYSTDQNIYDLSEGFYTIMVEDANQCFNELTFEITQPPFVIADYRVLDDTVTTNYPIINIYDNSEGNVVEWQWELSNGFTANSQDVLNLDLSVDLDSSGIKYYDLKLVVTDEFMCKDSIYGTLAIKEEHTLFVPNGFTPDLDGNNDTFKVFHHAMRTETFSIAIFDRYGSMVFQSNDPDMAWDGTNMRTGNPLITGTYSYVLSYQDFEYRIYDHTNCENCTGTITLVR from the coding sequence ATGAGATACTTAACCCTTATAATTACATTAGTATTAATATATAGCAATCAAGCAAAAGCACAGATTGATGCTGGCGCAGATGTTATCATATGCGACCTTCAAGATGTTGACTTGTCTGCTGATTACACACCAAACTCAATCGGAACAAGCGATTACACTATTGAAAACATACCATTAGACATGGACCCTCTCAATTCGGGGACTAATCTTAATGGACTTGGTGATGATGTACATTCTGGAGTTATTGACATAGGCTTCAATTTTTGTTTCTATGGTAATATCTACGATCAACTTTTAATTTCAACTAATAATTATTTAACATTCGACTTGACCAATGCAAATGCATACTCTGCTTGGAACACCTATACTATTCCAAGTGCATTACCTCCAGGACAAGTCATTAATGCAATTTTAGGTCCATGGATGGATTTAAACCCAAATAATGGTGGCGGACTGTTTTACAATGTATATGGTGTTGCACCATTTAGAAGATTCGTAGCCTCTTTTGAAGATTTTGGATATTTCAATTGTGCAGGATTTCAGTTCAACGGGCAAATAAAGATTTATGAAACCACAAACGTTATTGAAATTCACATTCAAGATCAACCTTTGTGTGCCAATTGGAATAATGGCGAATCAGTATTGGGAATTGTCAACGAAGATGAGAGTCAATTTTTAATCGAAAATGGTTGGAATAACACTCAAATGACAGGAAATAATCAAGCCTTCCGATTTGTTCCTGATGGTGCTAATAACAATAATGTTGTTTGGGAAGATGAAACAGGTACTGTTATTGGTTTAGGAACAGATATTACTGTTGCTCCTGTTACGACAACAACATACACCGTAACAGCATCGGAATGCCCAGACGTTTATACAGATGAAGTCACCGTATTTGTTTCTACACCAGTAATCGTTGATGCTGTGATAGATGATAACATTTGCCCTGGCGAAATATTTGGAGCTATTGAAATCAATACTTCAAACGGTTCACCTCCATTTACTTTCGAATGGTCGTCAGTGAATAACAATTACAGTTCTGACAGTGAGGATATATTTAACCTTGAAGCTGATATTTACAACTTAACGATTACTGATAACCTGGGTTGCAATTATACGTCAGGCCCTTACACTATCTCAACGCCTCCTCAAGATATCGAAATATTCGAATCGATTGATCCTGTTAGTTGCTTTGGATTTAGCGATGGTATTATAAGCACTACTGTTAGCGGTGGAACACCACCATACAATTACAGTTGGAGTGGAGACAATCCAATTACTGGCAATGGAACCACAACAATAAATAACCTAGCTTCGGGAAACTATCAGATAAATGTAACAGACAACAATAATTGTGAAGATTCTGCAGCATACTTATTAACTGAAAACTCATCGATATCATTAAGCAGTACTGTTTCTGACTACAATGGTTTTAACGTAAGATGTTATGATGGTAGCGATGCTTGGGTTTCTTGTTTGGCTAGTGGAGGTCTACTTCCATATTCTTACTATTGGATTGACCTAGCAAATAATGATACGATTTCAAGACAAGCCGATATATACAATCTTCCATCAGGAAATTATTCATTTACTGTTGAAGACGCTGAGGGCTGCCCGAATAATATTATATTCGATCTTACCCAACCGGACTCGCTAGCTCTGGACATAGCAAACTACAACCATAAAAGCTGCACCTATAATAACGATGGATTTATAGAGGTTTCTTCTTGGGGAGGACCAGACAACCCACCTTATTCTGAAGAGTTTTTACCAATTTCATTTGTTTGGAAAGGAGAAAATTCTTTTTACTCTACTGATCAGAACATATACGATTTGTCTGAAGGCTTTTATACAATTATGGTAGAAGATGCTAATCAATGTTTTAACGAATTAACTTTTGAAATTACTCAACCTCCTTTTGTTATAGCAGACTATAGAGTTCTTGATGATACGGTAACAACTAATTATCCTATTATCAATATTTACGATAATTCAGAAGGTAATGTAGTAGAATGGCAATGGGAATTGAGTAACGGCTTTACGGCTAACTCACAGGATGTCTTGAATTTAGACTTATCCGTTGATCTGGACAGCTCTGGAATTAAATATTATGACTTAAAATTAGTCGTTACAGATGAGTTCATGTGTAAAGACAGTATATATGGCACCCTTGCCATAAAAGAAGAACACACTTTATTTGTTCCTAATGGTTTTACACCAGACTTAGATGGAAATAACGACACCTTTAAAGTCTTTCATCATGCTATGAGAACAGAAACGTTTTCAATAGCTATCTTTGATAGATATGGCTCAATGGTATTTCAATCAAACGATCCTGATATGGCATGGGATGGAACGAATATGAGAACAGGTAATCCTCTAATTACTGGAACCTATTCCTATGTATTAAGCTATCAAGATTTTGAGTATCGTATTTACGATCACACCAATTGTGAAAATTGTACAGGAACAATTACACTAGTAAGATAA